The window GGGTGGTGTACAGCTTCAGGTAGGAGCGCGTGGTGGGCAGATCCTTCTGCTGGCGCACCTCGTCCATGAACACCATCAGCTGGTGCTCCATGGGGTCCTTCACGTAGTCCTCCATGGGGGCATCGGCGGCCGGCGGGCAGGGGCTCACGAATCGGGGGCAGGCAAAGACAAAGAAGGACTTGAAGACATCCAGATCGCCGCACTGCATCTTGAACATGGCGTCGTGGTAGTTCTTCTCGCGCAGCACCTGCTGGATGGACTCGTCGATGCACTGAGGGTGCAGCACCAGGCATATGGCCAGCAGGTGGTACATCTGCTCCGCCTGCTTGTTGATCTGGTCGTTCTGGTAGGAGCGCGTGCTGTATAGCTGCTTGGTGCGCTGAATGTACAGCAGGATGTCCGAGAAAGTGCGGATGGCGTCGGCATAGCGACGCATCATCATGTAGGCGAAGCCCACGTAGTAGGACGTGGAGATCTGGCAGGCGGGGATGTGCGAGTAGGCCGACTTCTTGTGGATCTCAATGGGCTCCAGCACCTTGATGGCCTGGTAGTAGTCGCCGAGCAGGGAGTGCACGCGCAGAAGTCCCACAAGGGAGAAATATCCCAGCATCTTGTAGAACGAGAGCTTGCCGAAGTCTCCGGCGACGGTCTGGGGATCGGCGCCCTGGGAGATGGCCTCCAGCTGCTTCTTGATGTTGGAGATGTCCACCAGGGAGTGCAGCACGTTCAAAATGCACAGGATGCTCCACACGTTGCTGTGGTTCACGCACAACTGCTGGATCTCATCCTGGGACTTGTCGGTCAGACGGGCCCTGCAGAATTCAGGGAAatcttgtaaaaaaaaaagtctatGGAATCGTCGAAAGCACCTACCGGTAttgggcaaagttctggaactGGTAGACGAACTCATCCACCAACTCCCACAGCCAGATGTCGGGCAGCTCGAGCATCACTGGGTTTTGGGACGAGATGATCAGGTTGAAGAAGTCGCAGTAGTTGAAGAACGAGTTGATGCGCTGGTCCAGCTTGGGTCCGCCGGGAATGCGAGCGTGGATGTGACGGTAGTACAGCTCCTTGTACAGGATCAGGAAGACCTTGTCGTTGTCCACAATGGGTCCCACCTCCTGCTCATCGGGCCAGGCCGACTTGTCGAAGTGGTGGTCGCTGATCTGCGGGAACGTGTTCTCGTACATGTTCTGGATGTCGTACAGGGTTCCCTCCTTGATCGCCTGGCAGAAGTTGATCAAGAAGTACTTGACGTTCTCCGGCATGCGGCTGGCGTAGTAGTTACGCTCGTACTCCATGTCCAGCTGCGGGTCCCCGGTGTGCGCGTACTCATCGTAGTACTCCTGTAAACGGGAAGATTTCAATGACTTTATTTTACTTTGTGTGGCCCAGAAAAGTTGGGTTATGTTGTCGGCGGCAGGCTGCGCCCAGGTTTTTAATAGGTCTCCTTGGTCCCTATCACTCACCGCATTGTTGCCGTAGTCGTCTCCACCGTACATTTTCGCAGTTTTATCCCTTAACGTTCTAAACAAAATGCCAGgcctatcaaaacgctgaaaAACTGACAACACGGTCACAAATTTTTGGCGAAAAGAAGGGAAAACGGTGGCAGGCTATCGATAACACTGTTTGTTATCGAAGTGTTTACGATATATTCGGTATATTCTCCAGCCTACTgatgattttaaaaatttagaaGT of the Drosophila ananassae strain 14024-0371.13 chromosome 2R, ASM1763931v2, whole genome shotgun sequence genome contains:
- the LOC6507626 gene encoding eukaryotic translation initiation factor 3 subunit L, yielding MYGGDDYGNNAEYYDEYAHTGDPQLDMEYERNYYASRMPENVKYFLINFCQAIKEGTLYDIQNMYENTFPQISDHHFDKSAWPDEQEVGPIVDNDKVFLILYKELYYRHIHARIPGGPKLDQRINSFFNYCDFFNLIISSQNPVMLELPDIWLWELVDEFVYQFQNFAQYRARLTDKSQDEIQQLCVNHSNVWSILCILNVLHSLVDISNIKKQLEAISQGADPQTVAGDFGKLSFYKMLGYFSLVGLLRVHSLLGDYYQAIKVLEPIEIHKKSAYSHIPACQISTSYYVGFAYMMMRRYADAIRTFSDILLYIQRTKQLYSTRSYQNDQINKQAEQMYHLLAICLVLHPQCIDESIQQVLREKNYHDAMFKMQCGDLDVFKSFFVFACPRFVSPCPPAADAPMEDYVKDPMEHQLMVFMDEVRQQKDLPTTRSYLKLYTTLPLAKLASFIDPNASDDDVSKLLIRLLCFKHKMRNLVWSKGPSGLEGAFKSGSELDFYIDDDMIHIADTKVSHRYGDFFVRKILKFNDLNRKLKKITI